The following coding sequences are from one Leptospira mayottensis 200901116 window:
- a CDS encoding histidine kinase: protein MMEQEYISDNIRLTIENGRILSLKTHRMTRSVEEHIQKAVGLILDRVTYPTLIPTVYTIIKELVINACKANQKRIFFEEKGLNLNDISDYEKGVREYKSIFSEEMSECYGQKAKKKGYYCLISFYYSSDGIRIEVVNNAPITEQEEKSLREKLEKGMRYNDIAQFYLDNEDNTEGAGLGLALILIMLKGEGIDPSYFRIIIQEDVTIARLEIPLTPNFQSVRKTRS from the coding sequence ATGATGGAGCAGGAATATATATCCGATAATATCCGGTTAACAATTGAGAACGGAAGAATTCTGTCTCTGAAAACCCATAGGATGACTCGTTCTGTCGAAGAGCATATCCAAAAGGCAGTCGGACTGATTTTGGATAGAGTAACTTATCCTACTTTGATTCCTACGGTTTATACTATAATAAAAGAGTTGGTGATCAATGCCTGCAAAGCAAACCAAAAAAGGATTTTTTTCGAAGAAAAAGGTTTGAATCTAAACGATATATCCGACTACGAAAAAGGAGTCAGAGAGTATAAGAGTATTTTCAGCGAAGAAATGTCCGAATGTTACGGTCAAAAGGCGAAGAAAAAAGGATATTATTGTCTTATTAGTTTTTATTACTCTTCGGACGGAATTCGTATCGAAGTAGTCAATAATGCTCCCATTACAGAACAGGAAGAAAAATCTCTCCGCGAGAAATTAGAAAAAGGGATGCGTTATAACGACATCGCGCAATTTTATTTGGACAACGAAGATAACACCGAAGGTGCTGGTCTGGGACTCGCTCTCATTTTAATTATGCTCAAGGGCGAAGGAATCGATCCTTCCTATTTTAGAATCATCATTCAAGAAGACGTTACGATTGCAAGATTAGAAATCCCTCTCACCCCTAATTTTCAGAGTGTTCGAAAAACTCGATCATAA
- a CDS encoding glycosyltransferase family 2 protein yields MRLPLSVCIITLNEQDNIERCLRPLNFVSEIIVVDSGSKDKTVEIAKKHKAKVYKRKFDDYVSQKNFAISLVKNEWVLTLDADEEVSPELKEEILALFQNGLPAVDGYSTPRLTWYLGKWIRHGGWYPNRRIRLFHKSKGKFGGGLVHETIQLQGICKKLNSPIYHYSYKSIGDHVRYINTYSELGAREKYGAGKTSGLFYAVLEGFYKAFWMYFIRFGFLDGKQGFVLAILGFYYNFLKYIKLYELNLKDKKKV; encoded by the coding sequence ATGCGGCTTCCTCTCTCCGTTTGTATTATCACACTCAACGAGCAAGACAACATAGAGCGTTGTCTTAGACCTCTAAATTTCGTTTCCGAAATCATCGTAGTCGATTCCGGTTCTAAGGATAAAACCGTAGAGATTGCCAAAAAACATAAGGCCAAAGTTTACAAAAGAAAATTCGACGATTATGTAAGTCAGAAAAACTTTGCTATTTCTCTCGTTAAAAACGAATGGGTTTTAACTCTAGATGCGGATGAAGAAGTCTCTCCGGAATTAAAAGAAGAAATTCTGGCTTTGTTTCAAAACGGGCTCCCCGCTGTAGACGGATATTCCACTCCGAGGCTCACTTGGTATTTGGGGAAATGGATCCGTCATGGAGGTTGGTATCCCAATCGAAGGATTCGGCTCTTCCACAAATCCAAAGGAAAATTCGGAGGGGGACTTGTTCACGAGACAATTCAACTTCAAGGTATATGCAAAAAATTGAATTCTCCCATATATCATTATTCCTATAAAAGCATCGGAGATCATGTCCGTTACATTAATACATATTCCGAATTAGGTGCCCGGGAAAAATATGGAGCTGGGAAAACGAGCGGTCTTTTTTACGCGGTTCTGGAAGGATTCTACAAGGCGTTTTGGATGTATTTTATTCGATTTGGATTTCTAGACGGGAAACAAGGTTTTGTTCTGGCAATTTTGGGATTCTATTATAATTTTCTAAAGTATATTAAATTGTACGAATTGAATTTAAAGGATAAGAAAAAAGTTTAA
- a CDS encoding imelysin family protein — MRILESINIPLARTYLAKGIEILTLSAAILLSGIRCKDFGKITGTETLLVALFANASTGEFLNYTANRVAVPQLAHLLTATDELKTSAASYQANQNAATLADLQTKWLAARRIFKQSETFYINRSYLPSNFFHKLDGYILGENNRPTANDLNLAAATNPNTSTVDSYPLTRKGFAALEYFIFDDGNGAHTIAAINAANANAGRRAYIVSLANVIQLDAQRLLGSWNSSSGNFAEELASGKGSFGGIKDATDSFINGLVQLEYTNQDIRVGVPAGLTVAGTTQYPTKLESIYSDTAYQDLLSSLEGLELVYYGNAGDNEARSLSYLVQFQNSALDARVKTKITTLKSLIQERINASATLKADLVGNLNFVNTEIYLRFRELRIIFATEIIGILGANALPSNSDGD, encoded by the coding sequence ATGAGAATTTTAGAATCTATTAATATTCCTTTGGCGAGAACATATCTCGCCAAAGGAATCGAAATTCTCACTCTGAGCGCGGCGATCCTATTATCTGGAATTCGCTGCAAAGACTTCGGAAAAATTACAGGAACAGAAACTTTGTTAGTCGCGTTATTCGCGAACGCAAGTACAGGGGAATTTCTGAATTATACGGCCAACCGAGTCGCCGTTCCTCAACTCGCCCATCTTCTAACAGCAACCGACGAGTTAAAAACGAGCGCCGCCTCGTACCAAGCGAATCAGAACGCGGCCACTCTTGCGGATCTTCAAACGAAATGGTTGGCTGCGAGAAGAATTTTCAAACAATCCGAAACCTTTTATATCAACCGATCCTATCTTCCTTCGAACTTCTTTCACAAATTAGATGGTTATATTTTAGGAGAAAACAACCGTCCGACGGCAAACGATTTGAATCTAGCCGCCGCAACCAATCCCAATACGAGTACGGTCGATTCGTATCCTCTTACTCGAAAGGGATTTGCCGCATTGGAATATTTCATTTTCGATGACGGTAACGGGGCGCATACGATTGCCGCAATCAATGCGGCAAATGCAAATGCGGGAAGAAGAGCCTATATCGTTTCTCTCGCAAATGTGATTCAATTGGACGCACAACGACTTCTTGGTTCCTGGAATTCTTCTTCCGGGAATTTTGCGGAAGAATTAGCTTCAGGAAAAGGTTCCTTCGGCGGGATCAAGGATGCGACTGACTCGTTCATCAACGGATTAGTTCAGTTGGAATATACGAATCAAGATATTCGAGTCGGAGTTCCGGCGGGCCTCACGGTTGCAGGAACGACTCAATATCCCACAAAGCTGGAATCAATTTATAGCGATACCGCCTATCAAGATCTATTGTCATCTCTAGAAGGATTAGAACTCGTTTATTACGGTAATGCAGGAGATAACGAAGCGAGATCCCTAAGTTATCTCGTTCAGTTTCAAAACAGCGCGTTAGATGCTCGCGTTAAAACAAAAATTACCACATTAAAATCTCTCATTCAAGAAAGAATTAACGCATCCGCGACACTTAAGGCCGACCTCGTCGGAAATCTCAACTTCGTAAATACGGAAATTTATTTAAGATTCAGAGAACTTCGCATAATCTTTGCGACGGAAATCATAGGAATTTTAGGAGCAAACGCCCTACCTTCCAATTCGGATGGAGACTAA
- a CDS encoding di-heme oxidoredictase family protein yields the protein MTKKEFPFMISINSKIRIGFLSGILFCLLTQCNLKIFDHKKNNDQELAVILLILANMDPGEQYSGGLTTVFDTTVNAFDLAAANLREGGNIDFQGGNSFFNRVWVQGGNSASDGLGPVFNSTSCNGCHVKDGRGTPPPSGSNVFSTMLIRVSQNGKDSTTGGPVGLDNYGLQINNRGIGAVPPEATTTVNFAEEPGNFPDGEAYSLRRPTFTITNWGFGQPPVVNQSPRTSPMIPGLGLLEAIPESTILSFADENDSNGDGISGKPNFVWDAKLQKKVLGRFGWKANEPSLSQQNQGAFLGDIGITSPLFPNQNCVGAQAACFASPPGVNGTPEGTEISTKTAELITFYTKLVGVPGRRNWTRPDVIRGKEIFSEIGCNACHKPYIFTGHSEGFPEISFQHIKPYTDLLLHDMGPDLADNREDFEASGTEWRTPPLWGTGLIQKVNGHNHLLHDGRARGHKEAILWHGGEALTSRNKFVNLAKEDRDKLILFLESL from the coding sequence ATGACGAAAAAAGAGTTTCCCTTTATGATTTCAATCAATTCAAAAATTCGAATAGGATTCCTTAGCGGAATCCTATTCTGTTTGCTCACTCAGTGTAACCTTAAAATTTTTGACCATAAAAAAAACAACGATCAAGAATTGGCGGTAATCCTGCTTATCCTTGCAAATATGGATCCCGGTGAGCAGTATTCCGGCGGCTTAACGACAGTTTTTGATACCACCGTAAACGCCTTCGATCTGGCCGCTGCAAATCTCCGAGAAGGTGGAAATATAGACTTTCAAGGTGGGAACTCATTCTTCAATCGAGTTTGGGTTCAAGGCGGAAATTCCGCTTCCGACGGATTGGGACCGGTTTTTAACAGCACCTCCTGCAATGGTTGTCACGTAAAAGACGGAAGAGGAACTCCTCCTCCCAGTGGGAGTAACGTTTTTTCCACTATGTTGATTCGAGTCAGCCAAAACGGAAAAGATTCGACCACAGGTGGACCGGTAGGACTCGACAACTACGGACTTCAGATTAATAATCGTGGAATTGGGGCAGTCCCACCGGAAGCAACTACAACCGTAAACTTTGCGGAAGAACCAGGAAATTTTCCCGATGGAGAAGCGTATTCCCTGAGGAGACCTACGTTCACCATCACGAACTGGGGTTTTGGTCAACCTCCAGTCGTAAACCAATCTCCTCGAACCTCTCCTATGATCCCAGGACTCGGACTTTTAGAAGCGATTCCAGAATCGACCATTCTTTCCTTTGCAGATGAAAACGATTCAAATGGCGACGGAATCTCTGGAAAACCGAATTTCGTTTGGGACGCAAAACTCCAAAAGAAAGTATTGGGAAGATTCGGATGGAAAGCCAACGAACCGAGTTTATCACAACAAAATCAGGGAGCATTTTTAGGAGATATAGGAATCACGAGCCCTCTTTTTCCAAATCAAAATTGTGTAGGCGCACAGGCGGCCTGTTTTGCTTCCCCTCCTGGCGTAAACGGAACTCCCGAAGGAACCGAAATTTCGACCAAAACTGCGGAGTTAATAACTTTTTACACCAAACTTGTAGGTGTTCCCGGAAGAAGAAACTGGACCCGTCCCGATGTGATTCGAGGAAAAGAAATCTTTTCGGAAATCGGATGTAACGCTTGTCATAAGCCTTACATTTTCACGGGCCACTCGGAGGGTTTTCCGGAAATTTCTTTTCAACACATAAAACCGTATACCGATCTTCTTCTTCACGACATGGGACCCGATCTCGCAGACAACCGGGAAGACTTCGAAGCCTCCGGAACGGAATGGAGAACCCCTCCTCTTTGGGGAACGGGACTCATCCAAAAAGTCAACGGCCATAACCATCTCCTTCATGACGGACGTGCAAGAGGCCATAAAGAAGCGATTCTATGGCACGGGGGAGAAGCTTTGACATCCAGAAATAAATTTGTCAATCTTGCAAAAGAAGATCGGGATAAGTTGATTCTATTCCTGGAATCTCTATGA
- the lruB gene encoding imelysin LruB encodes MNLKKFTFPFFLSIAVQALLLNCKPGEKPNDSLLSLLAVGFQPTATKAQVVDRYLQLGYESYDQSYKDAINLQTAVTAFAANANPSAADHANLKNLYIIARASYLVTEAFRFSSGPIDNVDVLGCGSNPDGSGEEECEGLINSWPLDESAIDNYIGDNNAQTNYAAILTANGDAGVHNAVDGDDETAITVGWHAIEYILWGQDLSNGGVNEIAGQRTANELANANANGARRRAYMKAVTDGLVLQLGLIRDQFADGSRYSDALKSNPNAAITTIFQGLGKFIAGEWGGERLTGTFDGQQEEEHSCFSDTTKADFYYNAQSVLNIWSGSYELKKGTVTSTGPGLRSLFGTLSAPPISAQATASRDVFCINLPEQTADPNYTTTCPAKSLTGRYDQIIRNTDSEYKILFDTQKLIGDTMKKTITDAAKGVGVSITDFSI; translated from the coding sequence ATGAATCTCAAAAAATTTACTTTCCCCTTTTTTCTTTCAATCGCGGTACAGGCCTTACTTTTAAATTGTAAGCCGGGAGAAAAACCAAACGATTCCTTACTCTCTCTACTTGCAGTAGGATTCCAACCGACCGCGACTAAAGCTCAAGTAGTCGATCGTTATCTACAACTCGGTTACGAATCGTACGACCAAAGCTACAAAGACGCTATCAATCTTCAAACCGCAGTAACGGCATTCGCTGCAAATGCAAATCCGAGCGCAGCGGATCATGCAAATCTTAAAAATCTATACATCATCGCAAGAGCTTCTTATCTAGTAACCGAAGCGTTCCGTTTTTCTTCCGGACCGATCGATAACGTAGACGTCTTAGGTTGCGGAAGTAATCCGGATGGATCCGGAGAAGAAGAATGCGAAGGTTTGATCAACTCATGGCCGTTAGACGAAAGTGCGATAGATAATTATATTGGTGACAATAATGCGCAAACAAACTACGCCGCTATCCTAACCGCAAACGGAGATGCAGGAGTACATAATGCTGTCGATGGTGACGACGAAACCGCAATCACGGTAGGATGGCACGCAATCGAATATATTCTCTGGGGACAAGATTTGTCTAACGGAGGAGTCAACGAAATCGCAGGACAACGTACCGCAAATGAACTTGCAAACGCAAATGCAAACGGAGCCAGAAGAAGAGCTTATATGAAAGCCGTTACGGACGGACTTGTTCTTCAACTAGGACTGATCCGAGATCAATTTGCGGACGGTTCCAGATATTCGGACGCACTGAAATCCAATCCTAACGCCGCAATCACTACTATCTTTCAGGGTCTTGGAAAATTCATCGCAGGAGAATGGGGTGGAGAAAGACTCACCGGAACCTTTGACGGACAACAAGAAGAAGAACATTCCTGTTTCAGCGATACTACCAAAGCCGACTTTTACTACAATGCTCAAAGTGTATTGAACATTTGGTCAGGATCTTACGAACTGAAAAAAGGAACTGTAACTTCCACAGGGCCGGGACTAAGAAGTCTTTTCGGGACTCTCAGCGCTCCACCAATCAGCGCCCAGGCAACCGCATCCAGAGACGTATTTTGTATCAATCTTCCGGAACAAACAGCCGATCCGAACTACACGACTACTTGCCCAGCCAAATCTTTGACGGGAAGATACGACCAAATTATCAGAAATACAGACTCCGAATATAAAATTCTTTTTGATACCCAGAAGCTGATCGGAGATACCATGAAAAAGACGATCACCGATGCCGCAAAAGGAGTTGGCGTTTCGATTACCGATTTTTCTATTTAA
- a CDS encoding TonB-dependent receptor family protein: MEQKSIPSFCIFLLFLLSEGVLAQSEETQRPSLNGEESERAAISVIGKRKVDLKRIPGSAIVIEKEFLEQTKPVDSMEVLRRVPGASIRYQDTGLILNLGFRGVNNDLGRKVLILEDGIFTSLNPYSAPEQYYTPNIDRMERIEVIKGSGAILFGPSTIGGVVNFITKRPSKEPILSVSAQGGSYGFFSSQVSYGGTFGNTGIDISLLRKQGNGFRDHQDFRLHEFSFKSITDLNEKHILTSKFLATAQDANMTYLGLTTAQFWNHSSSNFAEQDNRKLQRYSGDIGHEWKFTDHSKLVTKVYAAYTERNWARQNYLRNTGSNFGAIPGNVIKTYDTEPFVNRPGDTVYMLDSVGHRNRSYRFVGAESRYQQDYQFFGIKNQLDAGLRYHYETADIKYLDGPPTPDYAIFGNGFDKPATGAASSEYSLSKSGNIRDHEVNQTKSIAGFVQNSFKFYDQFSVIPGIRYESFAQNRTILRQQSLDPVTNQPLPNSPSQEVDKGSKHTYHVVIPGLGLTYDLNKDVTWFAGAHKGFSPPRYQDALNNSGVVNRIDPEYSYNYETGFRGDITNYLNAQVSYFDLNYINQIIITSSTSGNDSASSAKNGGRTYSRGLETNVTFDPAKLFEASFKLPIDLIYTRADARMNQYSIDVAKITPNQSLLDFTVTQKDKNGNYVPYVSRDTVTLALGFIHQKGFYSRVEYQYFSAQYHDDSNTRTVYWADLITDPLGKKILQYLNITSNSSGETGVIPAYGLINFSLGYKDPIKRWSLFVTGKNLADVRYISGRLPEGIQVGPFRQINVGVTFEL, translated from the coding sequence ATGGAACAAAAATCAATTCCGTCTTTTTGTATTTTTCTCCTTTTCCTACTTTCTGAGGGAGTTCTCGCACAATCAGAAGAAACACAACGTCCTTCTTTGAATGGAGAAGAATCTGAACGCGCAGCCATTTCGGTGATAGGCAAACGAAAGGTAGACCTCAAAAGAATTCCCGGTTCAGCGATCGTCATTGAGAAGGAATTTTTGGAACAGACGAAACCGGTTGATTCGATGGAAGTTCTGAGAAGAGTTCCCGGAGCTTCAATCCGTTACCAAGATACTGGTTTGATTTTAAACCTGGGTTTTCGAGGCGTAAACAACGATCTCGGAAGAAAAGTTCTTATTTTAGAAGACGGAATTTTTACATCTCTCAATCCTTACTCCGCGCCAGAACAATATTATACTCCAAATATCGATCGTATGGAAAGAATCGAAGTCATCAAAGGTTCAGGGGCGATTCTTTTTGGGCCTTCTACAATCGGAGGAGTGGTTAACTTTATCACAAAACGTCCTTCGAAAGAACCGATTCTTTCCGTGTCCGCACAAGGTGGCTCCTACGGATTCTTTTCCTCTCAAGTTTCTTACGGAGGAACTTTCGGAAATACCGGTATCGATATTTCGCTTCTCAGAAAACAAGGAAACGGATTTCGAGATCACCAAGACTTTCGGCTGCATGAATTTTCCTTTAAGTCCATAACCGATCTGAATGAAAAACATATTCTCACTTCTAAATTTTTAGCAACCGCCCAAGATGCAAACATGACTTATCTCGGTTTGACGACCGCCCAGTTTTGGAATCATTCTTCCTCCAACTTCGCAGAACAGGATAACCGAAAACTTCAGAGATATTCCGGCGATATCGGCCACGAATGGAAGTTCACCGATCATTCCAAACTCGTGACAAAAGTTTATGCCGCGTATACTGAAAGGAACTGGGCAAGACAGAATTACCTTAGAAATACGGGTTCCAACTTCGGCGCTATTCCGGGCAACGTAATCAAAACCTATGATACAGAACCATTTGTGAATCGCCCTGGCGATACGGTTTATATGTTGGACAGCGTAGGTCACAGAAACCGTTCTTATCGTTTTGTAGGAGCAGAATCCCGCTATCAACAAGACTATCAGTTTTTTGGAATTAAGAATCAACTCGACGCGGGTCTGCGTTACCACTATGAGACGGCGGATATCAAATACTTAGACGGGCCGCCTACTCCCGATTATGCGATCTTCGGCAACGGCTTTGACAAGCCCGCGACCGGAGCCGCTTCTTCGGAATATTCCCTCTCCAAATCGGGAAACATAAGAGACCATGAAGTCAATCAGACAAAATCCATCGCGGGTTTTGTTCAAAACAGCTTCAAGTTCTACGATCAGTTTTCGGTGATTCCCGGAATTCGCTACGAATCGTTTGCACAAAACAGAACGATTCTTCGTCAACAGTCCCTGGATCCGGTTACCAACCAACCTCTTCCGAATTCCCCCTCCCAAGAAGTGGATAAAGGAAGCAAACATACGTATCATGTTGTAATTCCCGGTCTCGGACTTACTTACGACCTCAATAAAGATGTGACTTGGTTCGCAGGTGCACACAAAGGCTTTTCACCTCCGAGATATCAGGACGCATTGAACAATTCCGGCGTCGTCAATCGGATCGATCCAGAATATTCCTATAACTACGAAACCGGCTTTCGAGGAGATATTACAAATTACTTAAATGCCCAGGTAAGCTACTTCGATCTGAACTACATCAACCAGATCATAATCACTTCTTCCACTTCCGGAAACGACTCCGCCTCCTCTGCAAAAAACGGAGGAAGAACCTACAGTCGAGGCCTGGAAACCAACGTCACGTTCGATCCGGCCAAATTGTTCGAAGCCTCCTTTAAACTTCCGATCGACTTGATTTACACAAGAGCAGATGCAAGAATGAATCAGTATTCCATCGACGTCGCAAAAATCACACCAAATCAATCTCTTCTCGATTTTACCGTCACGCAGAAAGATAAAAACGGTAACTATGTCCCTTACGTTTCCAGAGACACCGTGACCCTCGCTCTTGGTTTTATCCACCAAAAGGGTTTTTATTCAAGAGTAGAATATCAATATTTCTCCGCCCAATATCACGACGACTCAAACACTCGAACCGTATACTGGGCCGACCTGATCACAGATCCTCTCGGCAAAAAAATATTACAATATCTTAATATTACTTCGAATAGTTCCGGTGAAACCGGTGTGATTCCCGCATATGGGCTCATTAACTTTTCCCTGGGTTATAAAGACCCGATTAAACGTTGGAGTCTTTTTGTCACCGGAAAAAATTTAGCCGATGTTCGCTACATTTCCGGGCGCCTTCCCGAAGGAATTCAAGTCGGTCCGTTTCGCCAGATCAACGTAGGTGTCACTTTTGAACTCTGA
- a CDS encoding transmembrane 220 family protein — translation MDLRIMKIFSIVTILIWLVFAGLQWNDPDPWLWIPLYMSVVALYAGFLIYPEKTELWLGASLFLLVFFSAGTVLAAMQIQNLSFDDEVTREMGGLILSAVWSGILVYWIRKRKTSAISKR, via the coding sequence ATGGATTTACGAATCATGAAAATTTTTTCAATCGTTACGATTTTGATCTGGCTCGTTTTTGCAGGACTTCAGTGGAACGACCCCGATCCTTGGCTTTGGATTCCCCTTTATATGAGCGTCGTCGCATTATATGCAGGATTTTTAATATATCCCGAAAAAACGGAACTTTGGCTTGGAGCGTCTCTATTTCTTTTGGTATTTTTTTCAGCGGGAACCGTACTTGCTGCGATGCAGATCCAAAACTTATCCTTTGACGACGAGGTCACGAGGGAAATGGGCGGTTTGATTTTATCGGCGGTTTGGTCCGGAATCTTAGTGTATTGGATTCGTAAGAGAAAGACGAGTGCAATTTCAAAAAGATGA
- a CDS encoding bifunctional GNAT family N-acetyltransferase/carbon-nitrogen hydrolase family protein, with the protein MISTNGSGGKKPSKKKRKIQSEHRIVMRSLTLEDYPDVKEIMDIVFSEFDGAWKKNQFEAQISKFPEGQICIEDNGKVVGAAIGQIVKWSDYGDNHTYEEIVGKGDLKNHNENGDSLYGVDIFVHPEYRGLRLGRRLYDARKELCEKLNLKRIVVGAWMPGYENYEDSMTPAQYIEKVRDKEIYDPVLSFQLANGFHVRKLKRGYFGHTKGFSSYAVLLEWLNIYYEKEETALIGGQKTVVRVGVVQMQMRPVAGIEELMHQVEFFVDTVAGYNVDFVLFPEFFNASLLARYNDRSPSDAMRALSSHTESIIEKMVEFAVSYNVNIISGSMPEYRDNTLHNVSYLCRRDGTYEEQYKLHVTPDEDFYWGVKGGYNLSVFNTDACKIGILICFDVEFPELPRFLAEQGMDILFVPFYTDTKNGYNRVRHCAMARAIENECYVVISGSVGALPHVENMDIQYAQSAVFTPSDFAFPHDCVAAESVPNTEMTLIADLDLDLLKELRKKGSVRNLSNRRRDLYELKWIYES; encoded by the coding sequence ATGATTTCCACAAACGGTTCCGGCGGCAAAAAACCGAGTAAGAAAAAAAGAAAAATCCAATCCGAGCACAGGATTGTTATGCGAAGCCTTACTCTGGAAGATTACCCAGACGTAAAGGAGATTATGGATATTGTTTTTTCGGAATTCGACGGAGCCTGGAAAAAAAATCAATTCGAAGCTCAGATCTCTAAATTCCCTGAAGGACAAATTTGTATCGAAGACAACGGAAAAGTCGTCGGGGCGGCCATCGGCCAAATCGTCAAGTGGTCCGATTACGGAGATAATCACACTTACGAGGAAATCGTAGGAAAGGGTGACCTCAAAAATCACAACGAAAACGGAGATTCTCTCTACGGCGTGGATATTTTCGTTCATCCGGAGTATAGGGGTCTGCGTCTTGGCCGAAGACTTTACGACGCGAGAAAGGAACTCTGCGAAAAACTGAATCTCAAGAGAATCGTGGTCGGAGCCTGGATGCCTGGTTATGAAAACTACGAAGATTCCATGACTCCGGCTCAATACATCGAAAAAGTAAGAGACAAAGAAATCTACGATCCTGTGCTTTCTTTTCAGCTCGCGAACGGGTTCCACGTTCGAAAACTCAAACGGGGATATTTTGGGCATACCAAAGGTTTCAGCTCTTACGCCGTTTTATTAGAATGGTTGAATATATATTACGAGAAGGAAGAAACCGCCTTGATCGGAGGACAAAAAACCGTCGTCCGTGTGGGAGTCGTTCAGATGCAGATGCGTCCCGTGGCGGGAATCGAGGAATTGATGCATCAGGTGGAATTTTTCGTCGACACCGTGGCGGGATACAACGTTGACTTCGTATTATTTCCGGAATTTTTTAATGCGTCTTTGCTTGCAAGATACAACGACAGAAGCCCTTCGGACGCGATGCGCGCGCTTTCGAGCCATACCGAAAGCATCATCGAAAAGATGGTGGAATTTGCAGTTTCATACAACGTAAATATTATTTCTGGTAGTATGCCGGAATACAGGGACAATACTCTCCATAATGTCTCTTACCTCTGTAGAAGAGACGGGACTTACGAAGAACAATATAAACTTCATGTAACTCCGGACGAAGATTTTTACTGGGGAGTTAAGGGTGGTTATAACCTTTCGGTATTTAATACGGACGCGTGTAAGATCGGAATTCTAATCTGTTTTGACGTGGAGTTTCCGGAACTTCCTAGGTTCTTAGCAGAACAAGGAATGGACATTCTATTTGTTCCATTCTATACAGATACAAAAAACGGTTACAATCGAGTCAGGCACTGTGCAATGGCAAGAGCGATCGAAAACGAATGTTACGTCGTGATTTCCGGTTCCGTCGGCGCGCTTCCTCATGTGGAGAATATGGACATTCAGTACGCACAGTCCGCCGTCTTTACTCCTTCCGACTTTGCATTTCCTCACGACTGTGTGGCTGCGGAATCCGTTCCGAATACGGAAATGACTTTGATTGCCGACTTGGACTTGGATCTTTTAAAGGAACTTCGCAAAAAAGGTTCCGTTCGAAATCTATCCAACCGAAGAAGAGATCTTTACGAACTCAAATGGATTTACGAATCATGA